The following are encoded together in the Candidatus Obscuribacterales bacterium genome:
- a CDS encoding NYN domain-containing protein, giving the protein MFDHIEKDSVFTPEQVLENRGRVAIFIDGSNLFYAALQLGIEIDYTKLLCRLTAGSRLLRSFFYTGVDRTNEKQQGFLLWMRRNGYRVISKDLVQLPDGSKKANLDVEIAVDMMALVGAYDTAVLVSGDGDLAYAVDAVSYRGVRVEVVSLRSMTSDSLINVADRYIDLDGIKEDIQKTPRHNYTYRPLSGIGFVDDPDEE; this is encoded by the coding sequence ATGTTTGATCATATTGAGAAAGACTCTGTATTTACGCCAGAGCAAGTTTTAGAAAATAGGGGCCGAGTAGCCATTTTTATTGATGGCTCTAACCTGTTCTACGCGGCATTGCAACTGGGCATTGAAATCGACTACACCAAGCTGCTTTGCCGATTGACCGCCGGTTCTCGCTTGCTGCGCTCTTTCTTTTACACCGGTGTTGATCGCACCAATGAAAAACAGCAGGGCTTTTTGCTATGGATGCGGCGCAATGGCTATCGCGTCATTTCTAAAGACTTGGTACAGCTTCCCGATGGTTCTAAGAAAGCCAATCTAGATGTAGAAATAGCTGTAGACATGATGGCGTTGGTGGGAGCCTATGACACCGCTGTGTTGGTGAGTGGCGATGGGGATCTGGCCTACGCCGTCGATGCAGTCAGCTATCGGGGAGTGCGGGTGGAGGTCGTCAGCTTGCGATCGATGACCAGCGATAGTCTCATTAATGTTGCCGATCGCTATATTGACCTGGATGGCATCAAGGAAGATATCCAAAAAACACCGCGCCATAACTACACCTATCGCCCACTCTCAGGCATTGGTTTTGTGGATGATCCAGACGAAGAATAA